Below is a window of Armatimonadota bacterium DNA.
TCCACCATAAAGCTGAGTGGAGGCCACGATCTCATCGCCTGGGCTGCAGAGGGTCATGAACGTGCCGAATTCGGCCGCCATGCCGCTCGCAACCGCCACCGAACCGGTCGCTCCTTCCAGCGAAGCAATGCGCTCCTCGAAGACCGCCGTCGTCGGGTTGCTGATGCGGGAATAGATGTTTCCGTACTGCTTCAGTTCGAACAGGTGCGCGGCCTCGTCGGCATCGCTGAACACGTACGACGTCGTTTGATAGATCGGCACCGCCCGCGCGCCGACATACGGATCGGGAATCTGCCCGGCATGAAGCATCCGGGTATCAAAGCCGAATTGGCGTTTGTTCATACTCGAATGAACTCCGCCACTTGTTCGTTCTGCCGAAGCTCGTCGAGGTTTTCGGGGGTCGGTCTCTGCGGTCGGTCACGGTCATTGGCGACGATGCAAAGGAAGCCGAGTTCTTCTCCATTTGTGGCTCGGAATTGATGCCACGTGAACGGAGGAATGTGGACGACGTCGTGGGTATTAATTGGTGTCACCGCGTCGCCGACGAAAACTTGACCGGAACCCCGGATGATCATGACCGCGTGTTGGTGCTGGTGGCGTTCCAACGTGGAGTGCCCCCCGCAACCGATCTCAAAGTATCGAAATTCGACGGGCAGATCGTTGGTACCGTTGAAGAGGGTCTGCCGAGTGATGCTCTTAAAATGAGTCCCTCCATCTTCCTTGTAAGGCAAAAGGTCCACGCCTTTCCACCGATATTCGTCCGAAGTGTGTCTAATCATTCGAGGTGCGCATTCCGTACTACGCGGACCAAGCCGCAGAGATTGCTGCAAGGAAATTATACTGTTGCTCGACCGCTCTCTCGTTCCCACCAAAGGATCGTAAGGTCCCATCCAGGAATTTCCTAATTTGTTGCGAAGGTGTAACGTGTAGAGAATGCTTGCCCCATTGCTGTTGCCCATCTTCTTTCAAAGCCCGACGAAGTCGTGGGAGGGCGAGGTTCTCTATCACATCTTTGTTCGGTCGTACCGGGATAGCAATCACGACGGTATCGGCGACTTCAAAGGCATTGAGGAAGGCATCCCGTCGATCAAGAAACTCGGCGCGACCGCGATCCTGCTGAGTCCGATCCAAAAGTCCAGCGTCTATCACAACTACTTCGCCGACGATTTCTTTGCGCCTGACCCTGAGTTCGGTACTCTGGATCAGTTCAAACATTTGGTCCAGTCGGCTCACAAAGCCGGACTGAAGATTCTGCTGGACATGGAGCCGCAGTACGTTTCGAGCCGCCATCCTTGGTATGAGCGAGCGCTGAAGGGCGAAACCAATCTGGTTTGGAGCGCGGTGCCCGATGATCCCAAGCGAGCGTCCCTCTGGTACGACAAAGCGCGAGTAAGGCTGACGCAGGCGAACCTTGACAACCTCGAAGTGCGAAGCACGATCCAAAAGGTCTTCCTCTTTTGGTCGCAAACCGGTCTCGATGGGTACCGGATCGATCATATGATGGACAACCTCGATAATGCAGGTAAGAACAAGGGACTCTTCGAGCACTTTTGGCGACCCATCGAGGACGATGTCATCAAGAAGTTTCCGAACACCTATTTTCTGGCTGAGCAGTCCGACTGGGGTTCAACCACTCAAGTCCAGGACATCTTTCGGCAGACGCCGACCAACGCGGCCTTCAACTTCCAACTTCTTGGCGCGCTTGTGACCTTCGACAAGGCCAAGATCGAACCCGTCTTGTCCAATTACCGAACGATCGCTCCCGATCCTCACAACCTCGTCGACTTCTTAGAGAATCACGATCTTCCTCGCTTCGCGACGACGATCCCCGACCTGGTCAAGCAAAAGCTGGCCGTCGCTCTGCTCATGACGGTCAAGGGTATTCCCTCCATTTACTATGGCGAAGAGTTGGGGATGCGGGGCAAGAAAGGGAATTGGAACTCGGACGGCAACGACATTCCGATGCGCATCGGCTACCGTTGGGGCGCGACGCTGGATGACCCGCGCACCCCGACTTGGTACAAGAACACCGGCCCATGGTGGAGCGACGATTACTCGGCCGATCACGACGGAAACAGCCTGCCTGAGCAGGAATCGAACCCGAATTCGGTCTACAACTGGTTCCGCAAGTTGATTACGATCAGGCGGGCCTCAAAGGCTCTCTCAGTCGGCGACCAAACCGTCGTCGCCAGCGAGAACGATAACCTCTTGGTCTTTGAGCGCACCAGCGGCGGCGAAAGCGTTCGAATCCTCGCCAATCTTTCGAGTTCGCCGATTACGATCTCGACCCCGGTCTCGACTCCGCATACAGATTTGCTAACCGGAAAACCGCTCACTTCACGAACTCCGCTCACGCTCGGCCCTTGGCAGACCGCAATCCTCAAAGCGACCAGCTAGGCTCGAAGGGCGAGGTCGAGGACCTTCTGAACGAAGGCGTCTTTCCCGCTCGAATATCCGCTAATATCGCGTGGGAATTCGGCGGCCAACCTAGCCTTGATGGCTCGATACTCCTCGGCCATATCGAGATGAGTGCGTAAGTAGTCGCGAAAGGCGAGGCGATGAATCCAGTCCGGTCCGGTGATCTCGCTCATGTGGACATGGTGAGTTCTCGGACGTCCGAGGATGAAGAAGTGCCGTCGCGGAACGCCTTGTTCGCCGCGAAAAACGTAGTCTAGCTCGGCCATCAGATGAACTGTGTCGAACGCCGCTTCGAAGTCGGCGATGGCGATACCGATGTCGATGATCGGCTTGGCGTCCATTCCCGGAATCGCGGTGCTCCCGACGTGCTCGATTTGAAGAATCCAATCGCCCAGAACTTCCTTCAGTCGGGTGGCTTCGCGCTCGTAAAGTTCGGGCCAAAGGGGATCATAGGGGTGAACCTCGACTCGATGCTGGGGTAGTCCAAGGCTCATGAACCGACTGTACCTCGCTGCTCGAGCAGCAACGAGGGCGGCAAGATTTGTCTTGCCGCCCTCGTCAAAAGGAGTTTAGACTCCGTAACCTTTTCGGTACTTCGGACGAATTAGGTCGTCGTACTCGTTGGTACCCTTGACCTGCATCTTCTTGGCGTCCCACTCCAGGCGAGGGCCGTTAGCCCAGATCGCCAGGTTGCCGAGCAGAACGGCTTCAGCCAATCCGCCGGCATAGTCCGGGAAGTTGGAGCGAGCCGGCTTGCCGCCCAGAGCGGCCCGAGCGAACTCGGCCATATGGCCGGGAGACTCATCAACCTCGATGTCCGGGATGGCCGCGCCACCCTGGAGGGCGTACTTGGTGTTCGACTCGTCGAAGCAGTAGATCGTCGCCTTCTCGCAGACGGTGATCGTGCCGTTTCCGCCGTAATCGAAGTCGGAAGCGAGATCTGGATCGGGCTTGCGTCCACCGTCGTACCAGTGAACTTTGAATGCCGGGCGGTCCTTCTTTTCCGCGTATTCGTAATGGACGATCGACCAAGCTGGGAAGCTGTCCTTGTTGTGACCGCTGGTCTCGGCCTGAACCGCGATCGGTTGGCTGAGGTCGAGCGCCATGTGCTGCATGTTGAAGATGTGGCAGCCCATGTCGCCAAGGGAGCCGGTTCCGAAATCCCACCAGCCGCGCCATGCGAAGGGGTGATACCCTTCGGCGTACGGTCGCTCCGGTCGTGGCCCAAGCCAGAGATCCCAGTCCACGTACTTCGGCGGCTCGGACGGTTCGGGGCGCGGCACGCCCTGCTTCCACCAACCTTTCGACCGGTCAGTCCAAAGGTGAACTTCCTTTACGTGGCCAAAATGACCTTCCTGGATCAGCTTGGCGATCTTGCGCATTGGCGTGCTGGCCGTGCTTTGATTGCCCATCTGGGTTGCGACCCGCTTATCGCGGGCGATCTTGGCGATCTGACGCGCTTCCCAAATTGTTCGGCAAAGCGGCTTTTCGCAGTACGTATGCAGACCCATTCGCATGGCCAGGGCCGATGCCGGAGCGTGGTGGTGGTCAGGAATGCTGATCACGACTGCGTCGATCTTGCCGCGCATTGCATCGAGCATCTGCCGATAGTCGTCGAATGCGGTTGCGCGCGGATGCTCCATCATCGCCTTTGTGCGGTTCTGCGCATCGATGTCGGCCAATGCGACGATGTCGCCGTGCTCGGCCGCCTGTTGCATGCCGCTCCAGCCTTTGCCGCCGCAACCGATGATGCCGAAGCGCAAGCGTCCGTTAGGCGCTTTCTGTTCGGGCTCGCCGGTTTCGGCCAAGCCGGTCTTCGCGATCGCCAAGCCCGCGACGGTCGCCACTGAGCCTCTTAGTACTTCACGTCTGGAATAATTACTAGCCATGATCCCCTTCGCACGCCATCTTACCCCTGGGCAAATTGCCCAGGCGATAGAAACCGGAAGGAAATTGCCGTTACTTTTTCGGCTTGATCGGGCGAATCTTGATGTTGCGGAAAGAGACGACTCCGTGGTCACCCTGAATTGCGATGGAGCCGGACGCTAGCTTGGAAAAGTTCGGCATAGAAGCGAACTTACTCTTCTTCACTCGATCCCAGAAATCTGGGCTGTTGAGCACGTACTCGTAGTACTTCACGCCGTTCACGTATGTCGCGCACTTGTCCGGGGCGATGACGATGCGGAAGTGGTTCCACTGTCCAGGAGGATTGGTCGAAT
It encodes the following:
- a CDS encoding gfo/Idh/MocA family oxidoreductase, which produces MASNYSRREVLRGSVATVAGLAIAKTGLAETGEPEQKAPNGRLRFGIIGCGGKGWSGMQQAAEHGDIVALADIDAQNRTKAMMEHPRATAFDDYRQMLDAMRGKIDAVVISIPDHHHAPASALAMRMGLHTYCEKPLCRTIWEARQIAKIARDKRVATQMGNQSTASTPMRKIAKLIQEGHFGHVKEVHLWTDRSKGWWKQGVPRPEPSEPPKYVDWDLWLGPRPERPYAEGYHPFAWRGWWDFGTGSLGDMGCHIFNMQHMALDLSQPIAVQAETSGHNKDSFPAWSIVHYEYAEKKDRPAFKVHWYDGGRKPDPDLASDFDYGGNGTITVCEKATIYCFDESNTKYALQGGAAIPDIEVDESPGHMAEFARAALGGKPARSNFPDYAGGLAEAVLLGNLAIWANGPRLEWDAKKMQVKGTNEYDDLIRPKYRKGYGV
- a CDS encoding DUF3459 domain-containing protein, which gives rise to MLAPLLLPIFFQSPTKSWEGEVLYHIFVRSYRDSNHDGIGDFKGIEEGIPSIKKLGATAILLSPIQKSSVYHNYFADDFFAPDPEFGTLDQFKHLVQSAHKAGLKILLDMEPQYVSSRHPWYERALKGETNLVWSAVPDDPKRASLWYDKARVRLTQANLDNLEVRSTIQKVFLFWSQTGLDGYRIDHMMDNLDNAGKNKGLFEHFWRPIEDDVIKKFPNTYFLAEQSDWGSTTQVQDIFRQTPTNAAFNFQLLGALVTFDKAKIEPVLSNYRTIAPDPHNLVDFLENHDLPRFATTIPDLVKQKLAVALLMTVKGIPSIYYGEELGMRGKKGNWNSDGNDIPMRIGYRWGATLDDPRTPTWYKNTGPWWSDDYSADHDGNSLPEQESNPNSVYNWFRKLITIRRASKALSVGDQTVVASENDNLLVFERTSGGESVRILANLSSSPITISTPVSTPHTDLLTGKPLTSRTPLTLGPWQTAILKATS
- a CDS encoding cupin domain-containing protein; amino-acid sequence: MIRHTSDEYRWKGVDLLPYKEDGGTHFKSITRQTLFNGTNDLPVEFRYFEIGCGGHSTLERHQHQHAVMIIRGSGQVFVGDAVTPINTHDVVHIPPFTWHQFRATNGEELGFLCIVANDRDRPQRPTPENLDELRQNEQVAEFIRV
- a CDS encoding GrpB family protein, which translates into the protein MSLGLPQHRVEVHPYDPLWPELYEREATRLKEVLGDWILQIEHVGSTAIPGMDAKPIIDIGIAIADFEAAFDTVHLMAELDYVFRGEQGVPRRHFFILGRPRTHHVHMSEITGPDWIHRLAFRDYLRTHLDMAEEYRAIKARLAAEFPRDISGYSSGKDAFVQKVLDLALRA